One segment of Streptomyces sp. NBC_01463 DNA contains the following:
- a CDS encoding beta-N-acetylhexosaminidase — translation MNIDLIPAPVRAGDQGRCGFLLDASTTLAAAPGTGTTERWLRETLGAAFGVPLAPGGEGAEHSVRLLIDPALEPEEYRLTTLPGNSVVITGGSPAGVFWGAQTLRQLLGPQAFRRAPAGGAAPAALGFTDIEDRPRFGWRGMMLDVSRHFLPKADVLRYLDLLAAHKLNVFHFHLTDDQGWRVEIKRYPRLTEVGAWRSRTKYGHRASELWDETPHGGYYTQDDIREIVAYAAERHIRVVPEIDIPGHSQAAISAYPELGNTDVVDTAALTVWDTWGVNPNVLAPTDHTLRFFEGVFEEILELFPAATSPFVHIGGDECPKDQWKQSPAAQARIKELGLAGEDELQSWFIRHFDNWLTARGRRLIGWDEILEGGLADGAAVSSWRGYAGGIAAAEAGHDVVMCPEQQVYLDHRQHGGPDEPMPIGYVRTLEDVYRFEPVPPALGEEAARHVLGAQANVWTEVMQNRSRVDYQVFPRLAAFAEVAWSALPAAADRDFAEFEGRMATHYGRLDALGVDYRPPGGPLPWQRRPGVLGRPIEGAPPNV, via the coding sequence ATGAACATCGATCTGATCCCGGCGCCCGTGCGCGCCGGTGACCAGGGGCGGTGCGGGTTCCTGCTGGACGCGTCCACCACGCTCGCGGCGGCCCCCGGCACCGGGACCACCGAGCGCTGGCTGCGCGAGACGCTCGGCGCCGCCTTCGGCGTGCCGCTCGCACCGGGCGGCGAGGGCGCCGAGCACTCTGTCCGGCTGCTCATCGATCCGGCCCTGGAGCCGGAGGAGTACCGCCTGACCACCCTGCCCGGCAACAGCGTCGTGATCACCGGCGGCAGCCCCGCCGGGGTCTTCTGGGGCGCCCAGACGTTGCGTCAGCTGCTGGGGCCGCAGGCGTTCCGCCGGGCACCGGCCGGCGGGGCCGCCCCGGCCGCGCTCGGGTTCACCGACATCGAGGACCGCCCCCGCTTCGGCTGGCGCGGCATGATGCTCGACGTCTCCCGGCACTTCCTGCCGAAGGCCGACGTCCTGCGCTACCTCGACCTCCTCGCCGCCCACAAGCTGAACGTCTTCCACTTCCACCTCACCGACGACCAGGGCTGGCGCGTCGAGATCAAGCGCTACCCGCGGCTGACCGAGGTCGGTGCCTGGCGCTCGCGCACCAAGTACGGCCACCGGGCGTCCGAGCTCTGGGACGAGACCCCGCACGGCGGCTACTACACCCAGGACGACATCCGCGAGATCGTCGCGTACGCCGCCGAGCGGCACATCCGGGTCGTCCCCGAGATCGACATCCCGGGCCACTCGCAGGCCGCCATCAGCGCCTACCCGGAGCTGGGCAACACCGACGTCGTCGACACCGCCGCCCTGACCGTCTGGGACACCTGGGGCGTCAACCCGAACGTGCTCGCCCCCACCGACCACACCCTGCGCTTCTTCGAGGGCGTCTTCGAGGAGATCCTGGAGCTCTTCCCCGCCGCCACCTCGCCGTTCGTCCACATCGGCGGCGACGAGTGCCCCAAGGACCAGTGGAAGCAGTCGCCGGCCGCGCAGGCCCGCATCAAGGAACTCGGCCTGGCCGGCGAGGACGAGCTCCAGTCCTGGTTCATCCGCCACTTCGACAACTGGCTCACCGCGCGCGGCCGTCGCCTCATCGGCTGGGACGAGATCCTGGAGGGCGGTCTCGCCGACGGCGCCGCGGTCTCCTCGTGGCGCGGCTACGCGGGCGGCATCGCGGCCGCCGAGGCCGGGCACGACGTCGTGATGTGCCCGGAGCAGCAGGTGTATCTGGACCACCGTCAGCACGGCGGCCCCGACGAGCCGATGCCCATCGGATACGTCCGCACCCTGGAGGACGTCTACCGCTTCGAACCCGTGCCGCCGGCCCTCGGCGAGGAGGCGGCGCGGCACGTACTCGGCGCCCAGGCCAACGTGTGGACCGAGGTCATGCAGAACCGCTCCCGCGTCGACTACCAGGTCTTCCCCCGCCTGGCGGCCTTCGCCGAGGTCGCCTGGTCGGCGCTGCCGGCCGCGGCGGACCGGGACTTCGCGGAGTTCGAGGGCCGAATGGCCACCCACTACGGGCGACTTGACGCGCTCGGCGTCGACTACCGGCCGCCGGGCGGCCCGTTGCCGTGGCAGCGGCGCCCCGGAGTCCTCGGCCGCCCGATCGAGGGAGCACCCCCGAACGTGTGA
- a CDS encoding FAD binding domain-containing protein — MTMHAPQATQSVTLPASLDEAVAALGAMPAAVPVAGGTDLMAAVNKGLLRPSGLVGLGRISELRGWHYQDGHALLGAGLTHARMGRPDFAALIPALAASARAAGPPQIRNAGTLGGNIATAAPTGDALPVLAALEAELVIAGPGGARREIPVSHLLAGREMLEPAELIGFVRVPLLHAPQVFLKATGRTGPGRATASVAIVLDPARRGVRCAVGAIAPMPLRPLEAERWIASLIDWDGERGLAPDALAAFGEYVAAACIPDQAPPADGGEAPPLPPAVLHLRRTVAALARRALGRALS, encoded by the coding sequence TTGACCATGCACGCACCGCAGGCGACGCAGTCCGTCACGCTGCCCGCCTCGCTGGACGAGGCCGTGGCGGCACTCGGCGCCATGCCCGCCGCCGTACCCGTGGCAGGCGGCACGGATCTGATGGCGGCCGTCAACAAGGGGCTCCTGCGCCCCTCCGGGCTGGTCGGCCTCGGCCGGATCAGCGAGCTCCGCGGCTGGCACTACCAGGACGGCCACGCCCTGCTGGGCGCCGGCCTCACCCACGCACGCATGGGGCGGCCGGACTTCGCCGCCCTCATCCCCGCACTCGCGGCGTCCGCGCGCGCGGCGGGCCCGCCGCAGATCCGCAACGCGGGCACGCTCGGCGGCAACATCGCCACCGCCGCACCGACCGGCGACGCCCTGCCGGTCCTCGCCGCGCTGGAGGCCGAACTCGTCATCGCGGGCCCCGGCGGCGCACGCCGCGAGATCCCGGTCTCGCACCTGCTGGCCGGCCGCGAGATGCTGGAGCCCGCCGAGCTGATCGGCTTCGTCCGCGTCCCGCTGCTGCACGCCCCGCAGGTCTTCCTCAAGGCGACCGGACGCACCGGCCCCGGCCGGGCCACCGCCTCCGTCGCGATCGTGCTCGACCCGGCCCGGCGCGGAGTGCGCTGCGCGGTCGGCGCCATCGCGCCGATGCCGCTGCGGCCGCTGGAGGCCGAACGCTGGATCGCCTCGCTGATCGACTGGGACGGCGAACGGGGCCTGGCCCCCGACGCGCTGGCCGCCTTCGGCGAGTACGTCGCCGCGGCCTGCATCCCGGACCAGGCACCGCCCGCCGACGGGGGAGAGGCGCCACCGCTGCCCCCCGCCGTACTGCACCTGCGGCGCACCGTCGCCGCACTGGCCCGACGCGCGCTGGGGAGGGCACTGTCGTGA
- a CDS encoding 2Fe-2S iron-sulfur cluster-binding protein — protein MSNEDHADQHGGWEPTPQGGEYDAEATAFVHLPPEDLANVPLAAPGQGYVPPMILPLTPAAGLDPAATGSWVVQAQNQQDEQGRPEQHEPAEQRDQQGPGTEPAPAPVHWPDPNQQQTPYGYPQPEPQPSQEYPGQYRGTSAATGQWNFAESGGPAEAPGHTGQWTIPVADGELPEESGEFSASALAAGWYADRTPPATLPGGAPAPWATQEPAAGDTPALGTDLGGMPDHAPADAREPGPDPAADDAAAEVAEAEDPEHHVLSDEASPDAAPEDAQQSAPEQPAPDTDDAPAPDDAVADDVAMDAAAPDEAPAAPLDLPSEHPAASYVLHVNGADRPVTDAWIGESLLYVLRERLGLAGAKDGCSQGECGACNVQVDGRLVASCLVPAATAAGSEVRTVEGLAVDGEPSDVQRALAECGAVQCGFCIPGMAMTVHDLLEGNHAPSELETRQALCGNLCRCSGYRGVLDAVNEVIAGREAAADAAQESADPDEARIPHQAAPGAGSVQAHLQDGGMA, from the coding sequence GTGAGCAACGAGGACCACGCCGATCAGCACGGGGGCTGGGAGCCGACCCCGCAGGGCGGCGAGTACGACGCCGAGGCGACCGCCTTCGTCCACCTGCCGCCCGAGGACCTGGCGAACGTGCCGCTGGCCGCGCCCGGCCAGGGCTACGTGCCGCCGATGATCCTGCCGCTGACCCCCGCGGCCGGCCTCGACCCGGCGGCCACCGGCAGCTGGGTCGTCCAGGCGCAGAACCAGCAGGACGAGCAGGGCCGGCCCGAACAGCACGAGCCCGCGGAGCAGCGGGACCAGCAGGGCCCCGGCACGGAGCCCGCGCCCGCGCCGGTGCACTGGCCGGACCCCAACCAGCAGCAGACGCCGTACGGATACCCGCAGCCCGAACCGCAGCCGTCGCAGGAGTACCCCGGCCAGTACCGCGGGACCTCGGCCGCCACCGGCCAGTGGAACTTCGCGGAGTCCGGCGGCCCCGCCGAGGCGCCCGGCCACACCGGCCAGTGGACGATCCCGGTCGCCGACGGCGAGCTCCCGGAGGAGTCCGGGGAGTTCTCGGCCTCCGCGCTGGCCGCCGGCTGGTACGCGGACCGCACCCCGCCGGCCACGCTGCCGGGCGGCGCGCCCGCACCGTGGGCGACGCAGGAGCCCGCGGCCGGCGACACCCCGGCGCTCGGGACCGACCTGGGCGGCATGCCCGACCACGCGCCCGCCGACGCGCGGGAGCCCGGCCCGGACCCGGCTGCCGACGACGCAGCCGCCGAGGTGGCCGAGGCGGAGGACCCGGAGCACCACGTCCTGTCGGACGAGGCGTCACCGGACGCCGCCCCCGAGGACGCACAGCAGTCCGCGCCGGAGCAGCCCGCCCCGGACACGGACGACGCCCCGGCGCCGGACGACGCGGTGGCGGACGACGTGGCCATGGACGCCGCGGCGCCGGACGAGGCGCCCGCAGCCCCCCTCGACCTGCCCAGCGAGCACCCCGCCGCCTCCTACGTGCTGCACGTGAACGGCGCCGACCGGCCCGTCACCGACGCCTGGATCGGCGAGTCCCTGCTCTACGTGCTGCGCGAGCGGCTCGGCCTGGCCGGTGCCAAGGACGGCTGCTCGCAGGGCGAATGCGGTGCCTGCAACGTCCAGGTGGACGGCCGTCTCGTCGCCTCCTGTCTGGTCCCCGCGGCCACGGCGGCGGGCAGCGAGGTCCGTACGGTCGAGGGTCTGGCCGTCGACGGGGAGCCGTCCGACGTCCAGCGGGCCCTGGCCGAGTGCGGCGCCGTCCAGTGCGGCTTCTGCATCCCCGGCATGGCCATGACGGTCCACGACCTGCTGGAGGGCAATCACGCCCCCAGCGAGCTGGAGACCCGCCAGGCGCTCTGCGGCAACCTCTGCCGCTGCTCCGGCTACCGGGGCGTGCTCGACGCCGTGAACGAGGTCATCGCGGGCCGCGAGGCCGCCGCCGATGCGGCGCAGGAATCCGCGGACCCCGACGAGGCCCGCATTCCGCACCAGGCGGCGCCGGGCGCGGGTAGTGTGCAGGCCCATCTGCAGGACGGAGGCATGGCGTGA
- a CDS encoding molybdopterin-dependent oxidoreductase, whose amino-acid sequence MSNDAATAAGATHTAISIPSLDGPGGPDTEQPLLGLGSSLPPADARAKTEGTFPYAADLWAEGLLWAAVLRSPHPHARILSIDTSAAVGMPGVRAVVTHEDVPGEGSYGRRVVDRPVFASDLVRHHGEPIAAVAADHPDTARLAAAAIAVEYEVLEPVTDPEKAFAAEPLHPDGNLIRHIPLRYGDPEITGDVVVEGLYRIGRQDPAPIGAEAGLAVPRPDGGVEIYTASTDPHTDRDLAAACFGLEPDRVKVVVTGVPGATGDREDPGFQLPLGLLALRTGCPVKLAATREESFLGHAHRHPTLLRYRHHADAEGRLVKVEAQILLDSGAYADSSSESLAAAVAFACGPYVVPHAFIEGWAVRTNNPPSGHVRGEGAMQVCAAYEGQMDKLAAKLGIEPAELRLRNALSTGDILPTGQTVTCPAPVAELLRSVRDFPLPSLPKDSPEDDWLLPGGPEGAGEPGAVRRGVGYALGMVHMLGAEGTDEVSTATVRVHDGVATVICAAVETGQGFSTLARQVVQETLGIEEVHVASVDTDQPPAGPATHGRHTWVSAGAVERAAKMVRTQLLQPLAHKFGMSTELLQIADGKITSYDGVLSTTVTEAMDGKELWATAQCRPHPTEPLDESGQGDAFVGLAFCAIRAVVDVDIELGSVRVVEMAIAQDVGRVLNPSQLATRIEAGITQGIGAALTENLRTARGLIRHPDLTGYALPTALDAPDIRIVKLVEERDVVAPFGAKPASAIPVVTSPAAVAAAVRSATGRPVNRLPIRPQAAVAVAKP is encoded by the coding sequence GTGAGCAACGACGCAGCCACCGCGGCGGGCGCGACCCACACGGCGATCAGCATCCCGTCGCTGGACGGCCCCGGCGGCCCCGACACCGAGCAGCCGCTGCTCGGCCTCGGCTCCTCCCTGCCGCCGGCCGACGCACGCGCCAAGACCGAGGGCACCTTCCCGTACGCCGCCGACCTGTGGGCCGAGGGACTGCTCTGGGCGGCCGTGCTCCGCTCCCCGCACCCGCACGCCCGCATCCTGTCCATCGACACCTCGGCCGCCGTCGGGATGCCCGGCGTCCGCGCGGTCGTCACCCACGAGGACGTGCCCGGCGAGGGCTCCTACGGGCGCCGCGTCGTCGACCGCCCCGTCTTCGCCTCCGACCTGGTCCGCCACCACGGCGAGCCGATCGCCGCGGTCGCCGCCGACCACCCGGACACCGCCCGGCTGGCCGCCGCCGCGATCGCCGTCGAGTACGAGGTGCTGGAACCGGTCACCGACCCGGAGAAGGCCTTCGCCGCCGAGCCGCTGCACCCCGACGGCAATCTGATCCGCCACATCCCGCTGCGCTACGGCGACCCGGAGATCACCGGTGACGTGGTCGTCGAGGGGCTGTACCGCATCGGCCGTCAGGACCCGGCCCCGATCGGCGCCGAGGCCGGTCTCGCCGTGCCCCGCCCCGACGGCGGCGTGGAGATCTACACCGCGTCCACCGACCCGCACACCGACCGCGACCTCGCCGCCGCCTGCTTCGGCCTCGAACCCGACCGGGTGAAGGTCGTCGTCACCGGGGTGCCCGGCGCGACCGGCGACCGCGAGGACCCCGGCTTCCAGCTCCCGCTCGGCCTGCTCGCCCTGCGCACCGGCTGCCCGGTGAAGCTGGCCGCCACCCGCGAGGAGTCCTTCCTCGGCCACGCCCACCGCCACCCGACGCTGCTGCGCTACCGCCACCACGCGGACGCCGAGGGCCGTCTGGTGAAGGTCGAGGCCCAGATCCTGCTGGACTCCGGCGCGTACGCCGACTCCTCGTCGGAGTCGCTGGCCGCCGCCGTCGCGTTCGCCTGCGGTCCGTACGTCGTCCCGCACGCCTTCATCGAGGGCTGGGCGGTCCGTACGAACAACCCGCCGTCCGGCCACGTCCGGGGCGAGGGCGCGATGCAGGTCTGCGCCGCCTACGAGGGCCAGATGGACAAGCTGGCCGCCAAGCTCGGGATCGAGCCGGCCGAACTGCGGCTGCGCAACGCCCTGTCCACCGGCGACATCCTGCCCACCGGCCAGACCGTGACCTGCCCGGCACCCGTCGCCGAACTCCTGCGGTCGGTACGCGACTTCCCGCTGCCCTCGCTGCCCAAGGACTCCCCGGAGGACGACTGGCTGCTCCCGGGCGGCCCCGAGGGCGCTGGCGAGCCCGGAGCGGTGCGGCGCGGGGTCGGCTACGCACTCGGCATGGTCCACATGCTCGGAGCCGAGGGCACCGACGAGGTCTCCACGGCCACCGTCCGCGTCCACGACGGCGTCGCCACCGTCATCTGCGCCGCCGTCGAGACCGGCCAGGGCTTCTCGACGCTGGCCCGCCAGGTCGTCCAGGAGACCCTGGGCATCGAGGAGGTCCACGTGGCCTCCGTCGACACCGACCAGCCCCCCGCCGGTCCCGCCACGCACGGCCGCCACACCTGGGTCTCCGCCGGAGCGGTCGAACGCGCCGCGAAGATGGTCCGCACCCAGCTGCTCCAGCCGCTGGCCCACAAGTTCGGCATGTCCACCGAACTGCTCCAGATCGCCGACGGCAAGATCACCAGTTACGACGGGGTGCTCTCCACGACCGTCACCGAGGCGATGGACGGCAAGGAACTCTGGGCCACCGCCCAGTGCCGCCCGCACCCCACCGAGCCGCTCGACGAGTCCGGCCAGGGCGACGCCTTCGTCGGCCTCGCGTTCTGCGCGATCCGCGCGGTGGTGGACGTGGACATCGAGCTCGGCTCCGTCCGCGTCGTCGAGATGGCGATCGCCCAGGACGTCGGCCGGGTCCTCAACCCGTCCCAGCTGGCGACCCGGATCGAGGCGGGCATCACCCAGGGCATCGGGGCCGCCCTGACCGAGAACCTCCGCACCGCCCGCGGTCTGATCCGGCACCCCGATCTGACGGGCTACGCCCTGCCGACGGCGCTGGACGCCCCGGACATCCGGATCGTCAAGCTCGTCGAGGAACGCGATGTGGTGGCACCCTTCGGCGCCAAGCCCGCCTCCGCGATCCCGGTGGTGACCTCTCCGGCCGCCGTGGCCGCGGCGGTCCGCTCGGCCACCGGCCGCCCGGTCAACCGGCTCCCGATCAGGCCCCAGGCGGCCGTCGCCGTCGCCAAGCCCTGA
- a CDS encoding S8 family serine peptidase: protein MLPSDPGARRPTTPARVRTGLIRRAFPVALVLLALGAGTAPAHADTVLSDQWHLTRMKAQEMWRTSTGKGVTVALIGTRVRAVPELSGRLLPGKDFRQGAAGTRNDFGTTDAAVIAGTGKGAGGRDSAYGLAPGAKVLPLEVSDGQDTDAGTLAAQDDAINAGLAPALRYAADSEAKIISVSLSASDDDEAVRSAVEYARSRGKLIFAAVGESTIDHPLVGYPAATPGVVGVTAVDKEATSLKKAGAGLGVDLSAPGEDIVSACAGGGTGLCRTKGTAVATAIASASAALIWAAHPGWTANQVLRVMIGTAAGPNNGAVRSDYVGYGTVRPRIALKTPGDPGAADRDPIPDYRTASPAPSESRPAGAPVTQVPAGPAAGAPAAATQGGGHSGAFWTAVAVCAAGLLCVGCAAPQLLADRRRVRAAALSRP, encoded by the coding sequence GTGCTGCCGAGCGATCCGGGGGCGAGGAGGCCGACGACGCCCGCCCGCGTACGAACGGGCCTGATCCGCAGGGCGTTTCCCGTCGCGCTCGTCCTGCTGGCGCTGGGGGCGGGCACGGCGCCGGCACACGCGGACACGGTGCTCTCCGACCAGTGGCACCTCACCCGGATGAAGGCCCAGGAGATGTGGCGGACCAGCACCGGGAAGGGCGTCACGGTCGCGCTCATCGGCACCCGGGTGCGCGCGGTCCCCGAGCTCTCCGGCCGGCTGCTGCCCGGCAAGGACTTCCGGCAGGGCGCCGCCGGCACGCGCAACGACTTCGGCACCACCGACGCCGCCGTGATCGCCGGTACGGGCAAGGGCGCCGGCGGCCGGGACAGCGCGTACGGGCTCGCGCCCGGGGCGAAGGTGCTCCCGCTGGAGGTCTCCGACGGCCAGGACACGGACGCCGGTACCCTCGCCGCGCAGGACGACGCGATCAACGCCGGACTCGCCCCGGCCCTCCGCTACGCGGCCGACTCCGAAGCGAAGATCATCAGCGTGTCGCTGTCCGCGTCCGATGACGACGAGGCGGTCCGGTCCGCGGTGGAGTACGCCCGGAGCAGGGGCAAGCTGATCTTCGCGGCCGTCGGGGAGAGCACGATCGACCACCCGCTGGTGGGCTATCCGGCCGCGACACCCGGGGTCGTCGGCGTCACTGCCGTCGACAAGGAAGCGACCAGCCTCAAGAAGGCGGGCGCGGGACTCGGCGTGGACCTCAGCGCCCCCGGCGAGGACATCGTCAGCGCCTGCGCGGGTGGCGGAACGGGCCTGTGCAGGACCAAGGGCACCGCGGTGGCCACCGCCATCGCCTCCGCATCCGCCGCGCTCATCTGGGCGGCGCACCCCGGATGGACGGCCAACCAGGTCCTGCGGGTCATGATCGGCACGGCTGCCGGCCCGAACAACGGTGCCGTGCGCAGCGACTACGTCGGGTACGGGACCGTGCGTCCCCGCATCGCGCTCAAGACCCCGGGAGACCCGGGGGCGGCCGACCGGGACCCCATACCCGACTACCGCACCGCGTCCCCCGCGCCGTCGGAGTCGCGGCCCGCGGGAGCACCGGTGACGCAGGTGCCCGCCGGACCGGCGGCGGGCGCACCGGCCGCCGCAACGCAGGGCGGCGGCCACAGCGGCGCCTTCTGGACAGCGGTCGCCGTGTGCGCCGCCGGACTCCTCTGCGTCGGCTGCGCGGCGCCGCAGCTGCTGGCGGACCGCCGGCGCGTCCGGGCCGCCGCACTCAGTCGTCCTTGA
- a CDS encoding serine/threonine-protein kinase, whose amino-acid sequence MIKPLLHDDPSHIGPYRLAARLGSGGMGTVYLARTPGGATLALKTVHAHIAADAAFRTRFRLEADAARVIGGLHGAQVVDADPVAEVPWLATEYVLGPPLDDAVTVSGPLPESAVRAVGAALCGALGQLHRSDVVHRDLKPSNVMITAYGPKVIDFGIARALGDERLTRVGAAAGTPAFMSPEQATGQEHTPAGDVFALAGVLVFAATGHGPFGSGQPADLLYRVRYADPDLSGVPAALAPVLARCLAKDPALRPATDELAAVLHDGHGEFADHLPHPLLSEISRRAAEVWQECPERSPAPEEPAVAAAPAPRRAVFSRRGLLALGGAAVAGVAAGGGLWLRSGRSDAKDSPGPAASGPPAGSGSVLWTSDQRLADEASPPLFVGKRIVVAAKGGELRSIDPADGSELWMFSQGLFEGRPVTDGTVLYWTTGVGTDSHAVITVDTETGEADRTVTTLSDLKLPTTASAELLCATADTVYLTAGATDTTEFDRHLYAVNARTGELRWRTALRSRNGAAYTGAFGKVFGDRIVLGQITYDLVLSAFDTDSGKELWSTPLTAAADFHSTLVSSGAQLADDGRHLYIGSTVLRSIGLSNGAVVWEFGRDRGFGTSGDGSDHYGPPAVRDGVVYAAEGSRGVVAVETARGELIWEVQVPESSQTTRVAPPVVSGKHLYYGDRPGLGVIGLTRHTYVRSLESTVSDFALRPGTDTLVGNGAQGQVEAVRLGS is encoded by the coding sequence ATGATCAAACCCCTGCTCCACGACGACCCGTCGCACATCGGCCCCTACCGGCTGGCCGCCCGGCTCGGCAGTGGCGGCATGGGCACGGTCTACCTGGCCCGTACGCCCGGCGGCGCGACCCTCGCCCTCAAGACGGTGCACGCGCACATCGCGGCCGACGCCGCCTTCCGCACCCGGTTCCGGCTGGAGGCCGACGCGGCCCGCGTGATCGGCGGCCTGCACGGCGCCCAGGTCGTCGACGCCGATCCGGTCGCCGAGGTGCCCTGGCTGGCGACCGAGTACGTCCTCGGCCCGCCGCTGGACGACGCGGTGACCGTGAGCGGCCCCCTTCCCGAGTCCGCCGTACGGGCCGTGGGCGCGGCGCTGTGCGGTGCGCTCGGGCAACTGCACCGCTCCGACGTGGTGCACCGCGACCTGAAGCCGTCCAACGTCATGATCACCGCGTACGGACCGAAGGTCATCGACTTCGGCATCGCCCGCGCCCTCGGCGACGAACGCCTCACCCGGGTGGGCGCGGCCGCCGGAACACCTGCGTTCATGTCCCCGGAGCAGGCCACCGGACAGGAGCACACCCCGGCCGGTGACGTCTTCGCACTCGCCGGTGTCCTCGTGTTCGCCGCCACCGGCCACGGCCCCTTCGGCAGCGGGCAGCCCGCCGATCTGCTCTACCGCGTCCGGTACGCGGACCCGGACCTGAGCGGCGTACCGGCGGCGCTCGCCCCGGTGCTCGCGCGGTGTCTGGCCAAGGACCCGGCGCTGCGCCCGGCCACCGACGAGCTGGCCGCGGTGCTCCACGACGGGCACGGCGAGTTCGCCGACCACCTTCCCCACCCGCTCCTCTCGGAGATCTCCCGTCGCGCGGCGGAGGTCTGGCAGGAGTGTCCGGAACGGAGCCCGGCCCCCGAGGAGCCGGCCGTCGCCGCCGCACCGGCACCCCGGCGCGCGGTCTTTTCCCGTCGTGGGCTCCTGGCCCTGGGCGGCGCGGCGGTGGCCGGGGTGGCCGCGGGTGGCGGGCTGTGGCTGCGGTCCGGCCGGTCCGACGCGAAGGACTCCCCGGGGCCGGCCGCGTCCGGCCCGCCGGCGGGGTCGGGTTCCGTGCTGTGGACCAGCGACCAAAGGCTGGCCGACGAAGCGAGTCCGCCCCTTTTCGTGGGCAAGCGCATCGTGGTGGCCGCCAAGGGGGGCGAGCTGCGCAGCATCGACCCGGCCGACGGCAGCGAACTCTGGATGTTCTCCCAGGGACTGTTCGAGGGCCGGCCCGTCACCGACGGCACCGTGCTCTACTGGACGACCGGCGTCGGTACCGACAGCCACGCGGTCATCACGGTCGACACGGAGACCGGTGAGGCGGACCGTACGGTGACCACGCTGTCGGACCTGAAGCTGCCGACGACCGCGAGCGCCGAACTCCTCTGCGCCACCGCCGACACCGTGTACCTGACAGCGGGGGCCACCGACACGACGGAGTTCGACCGCCACCTGTACGCGGTGAACGCGCGGACGGGAGAGCTGCGCTGGCGCACCGCTCTCCGGAGCCGCAACGGCGCCGCGTACACCGGGGCGTTCGGCAAGGTCTTCGGGGACCGGATCGTACTGGGGCAGATCACGTACGACCTCGTGCTCAGCGCGTTCGACACCGACTCGGGCAAGGAACTGTGGAGCACGCCCCTGACGGCGGCGGCCGACTTCCACTCCACGCTGGTGAGCAGCGGGGCGCAGCTCGCGGACGACGGCAGGCATCTCTACATCGGATCGACCGTGCTCCGGTCGATCGGTCTCTCCAACGGTGCTGTGGTGTGGGAGTTCGGCCGCGACCGCGGCTTCGGCACGTCGGGGGACGGCAGCGACCACTACGGGCCGCCGGCCGTGCGGGACGGTGTGGTGTACGCGGCCGAGGGCAGCCGGGGCGTCGTCGCGGTGGAGACGGCACGCGGCGAACTCATCTGGGAGGTCCAGGTGCCCGAGAGCAGCCAGACCACCCGGGTGGCGCCGCCCGTCGTCTCCGGCAAGCACCTCTACTACGGGGACCGGCCGGGGCTGGGGGTGATCGGGCTGACCCGCCACACGTACGTACGCTCGCTGGAGAGCACGGTCAGTGACTTCGCGCTCAGGCCCGGCACGGACACGCTGGTCGGCAACGGCGCCCAGGGCCAGGTGGAGGCCGTACGCCTGGGCAGCTGA
- a CDS encoding serine/threonine protein kinase: MQLPHLAPSRQIGPYLVVARLDQTGYGAAAVPEHRFIARTPDGERTVVVSTPLDSTDPGRFRTEAQAARFLIGPWAAPVTEYAEPGAAVWCARPYVPALPLPTALAVNGGPLPDETLRVLGRCLAETLAAAHAAGVTHAGVSPAAVLLAGDGPRLTCFGAARTAAEDGIARSGLPGLDPGSLAPEQAAGGRPRPPGDLYALGAVLAYAATGHTVPDKDELPLLLRPLVTACLSRDPAARPRATDVIDALAPPAAAGPVATVLEPGAGAGALRLPGRVVAAIARQSAEILAADVRPSPGA, encoded by the coding sequence ATGCAGTTGCCGCACCTCGCTCCGTCCCGGCAGATCGGCCCCTACCTCGTCGTCGCACGGCTGGACCAGACTGGATACGGCGCCGCCGCCGTTCCCGAGCACCGGTTCATCGCCCGCACCCCGGACGGCGAGCGGACCGTGGTGGTGAGTACGCCCCTCGACTCCACCGATCCGGGCCGGTTCCGCACCGAGGCGCAGGCCGCCCGGTTCCTCATCGGCCCGTGGGCCGCCCCCGTCACCGAGTACGCGGAGCCCGGCGCGGCCGTTTGGTGCGCGCGCCCGTACGTCCCCGCGCTCCCCCTGCCCACGGCCCTGGCCGTCAACGGCGGACCGCTGCCCGATGAGACGCTGCGAGTCCTGGGCCGCTGCCTCGCCGAGACGCTGGCCGCCGCCCACGCGGCCGGGGTGACCCACGCGGGGGTGTCGCCCGCGGCCGTACTGCTGGCCGGGGACGGACCACGGCTCACCTGCTTCGGCGCCGCGCGCACCGCCGCCGAGGACGGCATCGCCCGGTCGGGGCTGCCGGGCCTCGACCCCGGCAGCCTCGCGCCCGAGCAGGCCGCGGGCGGGCGCCCGCGTCCCCCCGGCGACCTCTACGCGCTGGGCGCGGTCCTCGCGTACGCGGCCACCGGCCACACCGTCCCCGACAAGGACGAACTCCCACTCCTGCTGCGCCCGCTCGTCACCGCCTGCCTCTCCCGCGACCCCGCGGCCCGCCCCCGGGCGACCGACGTGATCGACGCCCTCGCACCGCCGGCAGCCGCCGGCCCGGTCGCCACCGTCCTGGAGCCCGGGGCCGGGGCGGGCGCGCTGCGGCTGCCCGGCCGGGTGGTCGCGGCCATCGCCCGGCAGTCCGCGGAGATACTCGCCGCCGACGTACGCCCGTCCCCCGGAGCCTGA